From the Solibacillus sp. FSL R5-0449 genome, one window contains:
- a CDS encoding S16 family serine protease, translating to MKRISLIVLPFVLYISGLLAYYFDKINGYLFIILIIVGLGISISGFFLYRNEKKLKAAFLGIFYILSLLTIFESRLIDYEKYTYFLVSYNEPFEIVEDSGVNVLAVDVFEAPYITDLGYLIHTIESSTNKKVLDAEVVTNEIRYRSKNVELLSYVRPAEKHFETMKENVIAYLPENSSAINQFLEREDIEGDSAGLAAVLSALIENGDVNNNVPIAVTGAIDSKGNVKEIGSIKAKTLIAEQSGFSHILLPVENAEEAKKVKKDEQLNINIIAVASIDNAVMEIMRLNNE from the coding sequence TTGAAACGCATTTCTTTAATAGTACTGCCATTCGTTTTATACATATCAGGTTTGCTCGCTTATTATTTTGATAAGATTAACGGTTATCTATTTATTATTTTAATTATAGTCGGCTTAGGTATTTCGATTTCCGGTTTTTTTCTTTACCGGAACGAAAAGAAGTTGAAAGCTGCTTTTTTAGGGATATTTTATATACTATCTCTATTAACTATATTTGAAAGCCGACTGATCGATTATGAAAAGTATACTTATTTCCTTGTCTCATATAACGAGCCTTTTGAAATAGTGGAAGATTCAGGTGTTAATGTACTGGCAGTGGATGTTTTTGAGGCCCCATATATAACAGATTTGGGATATTTAATTCATACTATAGAATCTTCAACGAATAAAAAAGTTTTGGATGCGGAAGTTGTCACGAATGAAATCCGGTACCGTTCGAAAAACGTAGAATTACTAAGTTATGTACGTCCCGCGGAGAAACATTTTGAAACGATGAAGGAAAACGTCATTGCTTATTTACCAGAAAACTCTTCTGCTATTAATCAATTTTTAGAAAGAGAAGATATAGAAGGTGACAGTGCGGGACTTGCCGCTGTGTTAAGCGCTCTTATCGAAAATGGTGACGTTAATAATAATGTGCCGATTGCTGTAACAGGAGCGATTGACAGCAAAGGAAATGTAAAAGAAATCGGTTCGATTAAAGCGAAAACTTTAATTGCCGAACAAAGCGGTTTCTCTCATATTCTTCTACCTGTGGAAAACGCAGAAGAAGCGAAGAAAGTAAAAAAAGATGAGCAGCTAAATATAAACATTATTGCGGTGGCGTCTATAGATAATGCTGTAATGGAAATTATGAGGCTCAATAATGAGTAA
- a CDS encoding cobyric acid synthase, producing the protein MQAIMIQGTASDVGKSVLCTALCRILANDGYRVAPFKSQNMALNSYITKDGGEIGRAQGVQAEAAKIDATTDMNPILLKPKGDMISEVIFNGKHYANIDALSYRENFVETVMPEVRSSLARLSESYNVLVLEGAGSPAEINLKNRDIANMRMAHETDAAVILVADIDRGGVFASIVGTLMLLDDAERARVKGIVINKFRGMKELLNDGIGWLEEYTGIPVLGVIPYFDIHIEAEDSLALSSMRFKKPQYYEFAIDVAVIRFPHISNFTDLDPLFEEPDVGVRFVTALSDLKNPDVVILPGTKNTVEDFLWLQQTGLMQRILQLANQNVRIIGICGGYQMLGEIIRDEHAVESTGGTYLTLGLLPIETTFITSKQTVQVSGRSCTGHEIEGYEIHLGRSVATKPMKPFIQFYDGRTDGIYTEQVFGTYVHGVFQNRPFTRDYFNTIRMQKGMEPISGDVLSDFEHREQAYEMLDRHVRPHLNMEKIYSFISESKIETK; encoded by the coding sequence GTGCAGGCAATTATGATTCAAGGTACAGCATCCGATGTGGGAAAAAGTGTACTATGTACAGCGCTTTGCCGCATTTTGGCAAATGACGGTTATCGAGTGGCTCCATTTAAATCACAAAATATGGCGCTTAATTCTTATATTACAAAAGACGGTGGGGAGATTGGGCGTGCACAGGGGGTTCAGGCAGAAGCCGCAAAAATTGACGCAACAACGGATATGAACCCGATTTTACTTAAGCCTAAAGGGGATATGATATCGGAAGTGATTTTCAACGGAAAACATTATGCCAATATAGATGCGCTAAGTTATCGTGAAAATTTTGTGGAAACAGTCATGCCTGAAGTTCGTTCTTCACTTGCCCGTTTGTCGGAGAGTTATAATGTCCTTGTTTTGGAAGGCGCGGGAAGTCCCGCGGAAATTAACTTAAAAAACCGGGACATTGCCAATATGCGCATGGCACATGAAACCGACGCCGCCGTAATTTTAGTTGCCGATATTGACCGGGGCGGTGTTTTTGCTTCAATTGTCGGGACATTGATGTTATTGGACGATGCGGAAAGAGCCCGTGTCAAAGGAATTGTTATTAATAAGTTTCGTGGAATGAAAGAATTGCTGAATGATGGAATCGGCTGGCTTGAAGAATATACAGGAATTCCTGTACTTGGTGTTATTCCGTATTTTGATATTCACATTGAAGCTGAAGATTCGCTCGCTTTATCCAGCATGCGTTTTAAAAAGCCACAATACTATGAATTTGCGATTGATGTTGCAGTTATCCGGTTTCCGCATATTTCGAATTTTACCGACTTAGACCCGCTCTTTGAAGAACCGGATGTAGGCGTGCGCTTTGTTACGGCACTGAGTGATTTGAAAAATCCGGATGTCGTGATTTTACCAGGGACGAAAAATACGGTGGAAGATTTTTTATGGCTTCAGCAAACCGGGTTAATGCAAAGGATTTTACAGTTAGCGAATCAAAATGTTCGTATTATCGGTATTTGTGGAGGTTACCAGATGCTAGGTGAAATAATCCGTGATGAGCATGCGGTTGAAAGCACAGGAGGCACATATTTAACTTTAGGTTTGCTGCCTATTGAAACAACATTTATTACTAGTAAGCAAACAGTGCAAGTTTCCGGCAGAAGCTGTACAGGTCATGAAATTGAAGGGTATGAAATTCATTTAGGGCGCAGTGTAGCAACAAAACCAATGAAGCCTTTCATCCAATTTTATGACGGCAGGACAGATGGTATCTATACGGAGCAAGTATTTGGTACATATGTTCACGGGGTTTTCCAAAACCGTCCGTTTACTCGCGATTATTTTAATACAATCCGTATGCAAAAAGGGATGGAGCCTATTTCAGGTGATGTCTTATCCGATTTTGAACACCGTGAACAAGCGTATGAAATGCTGGACCGTCATGTTCGTCCTCACTTAAATATGGAAAAGATTTATTCGTTTATTTCGGAAAGCAAGATTGAAACGAAGTGA
- the cbiB gene encoding adenosylcobinamide-phosphate synthase CbiB, translating to MYFIICVFAVLIDCIVGDPKKWTHPVIYIGSVISFFERKWNDGSGTRKRINGLLTVFLTVSITTGSVFFIVFLAMKIHLLLWLVVEVFLISLALAQKSLKEAAMLVYDSLEANDLSEARKYLSWIVGRDTNHLDEPEIVRGVIETVSENTSDGVTAPLMYALCFGATGAWCYKAINTLDSMIGYKNERYEDFGYAAAKMDDIANYVPSRISGFFLIVFTKCETAQPIKHRFKYWLSDAKKHPSPNSGYMEAATAIQLGIRLGGLNHYGGVESFRAYMGKPSNTMQKIHIKKAIQHMYVCTWYVVITGGILYGIACTWG from the coding sequence ATGTATTTTATTATTTGTGTATTCGCAGTGCTCATCGATTGCATTGTCGGGGATCCGAAAAAATGGACGCATCCCGTCATTTATATAGGTAGCGTAATTTCTTTTTTCGAAAGGAAATGGAATGATGGCAGTGGCACTAGAAAACGGATCAATGGATTACTAACAGTTTTCCTCACGGTAAGTATTACAACGGGCTCGGTTTTTTTTATTGTCTTTCTGGCCATGAAAATACATCTTCTTCTTTGGCTTGTAGTCGAAGTCTTTTTGATTAGTTTAGCCCTAGCCCAGAAATCATTAAAAGAAGCGGCGATGCTCGTTTACGATTCCTTGGAAGCGAACGATTTATCCGAAGCAAGGAAATATTTAAGCTGGATCGTGGGTCGTGATACAAATCATTTGGATGAACCTGAAATTGTAAGAGGTGTCATTGAAACAGTCTCGGAAAATACGAGTGACGGTGTGACGGCTCCTCTTATGTATGCATTATGTTTCGGGGCAACCGGTGCATGGTGCTATAAAGCGATTAATACATTGGACTCGATGATCGGCTATAAAAATGAACGTTATGAAGACTTTGGATATGCTGCAGCAAAAATGGACGATATTGCGAATTATGTGCCTAGTAGAATTTCGGGGTTTTTCCTTATTGTATTTACAAAATGTGAGACGGCACAACCAATTAAACACCGATTTAAATACTGGCTAAGTGATGCTAAAAAACATCCAAGCCCGAACAGCGGGTATATGGAGGCTGCTACAGCCATTCAGTTAGGAATCCGTTTAGGCGGGTTAAATCATTATGGCGGGGTGGAATCATTTCGTGCTTATATGGGGAAACCGTCCAATACGATGCAGAAAATACATATAAAAAAAGCGATCCAGCACATGTATGTTTGTACATGGTATGTTGTGATAACAGGAGGAATATTGTATGGAATTGCCTGCACATGGGGCTAA
- a CDS encoding histidinol-phosphate transaminase, with the protein MELPAHGANAAALYKAMNLQMPDKVIDVSENVNHLGVPKQVKQQWQNLLEKIAGYPDEQAEPFRSQAAAVHQVAADQVVVTNGAAEGLMALAQLFNGQEIALLQPTFSEYARTLKQQNCVIQSILADDIETYRFNEEILEKQLKDVHACYICNPNNPTGVLLKKYWIEQLIKKYPHCDFVVDEAFMDWTDESESVVPLVNTHSNLFVVRSMTKIYALAGIRLGYVIGQQAEEIRQYLPHWNVSAIANEIGCLCLQDKDFVMESREKSSKLRSQIVKDLKLIDCKVSNSAANFLLFQLPEQNNSDKFFTYLLERGIVLRHTKNYVGLDGAWFRIAVKSEEIWTKCKDEITNYVKNH; encoded by the coding sequence ATGGAATTGCCTGCACATGGGGCTAATGCAGCCGCGTTATATAAAGCGATGAATTTACAGATGCCGGATAAAGTCATTGATGTCAGCGAAAATGTCAATCATCTGGGGGTACCGAAGCAAGTAAAGCAACAGTGGCAAAACCTGTTAGAAAAAATTGCTGGCTACCCGGATGAACAAGCAGAACCATTTCGATCGCAAGCGGCAGCTGTTCACCAAGTAGCAGCCGATCAAGTTGTCGTTACAAATGGTGCGGCAGAGGGCTTAATGGCTTTGGCACAGCTTTTCAATGGACAGGAGATTGCTTTGTTACAGCCAACATTTTCGGAGTATGCTAGAACACTAAAACAGCAGAATTGTGTCATTCAATCTATTTTAGCTGACGATATTGAAACATATCGATTTAATGAGGAAATATTGGAGAAACAGCTGAAAGATGTCCATGCCTGCTATATTTGCAATCCGAATAATCCTACAGGCGTATTATTGAAAAAATATTGGATTGAACAGTTGATTAAAAAGTATCCCCACTGCGATTTTGTTGTCGATGAAGCGTTTATGGACTGGACCGATGAATCGGAGAGCGTAGTTCCATTGGTAAACACCCATTCCAATTTATTTGTTGTGCGATCCATGACAAAAATATATGCGCTGGCAGGAATCCGACTCGGTTATGTCATCGGTCAACAGGCAGAAGAAATTCGTCAATACTTGCCGCACTGGAATGTGAGTGCGATTGCAAATGAAATTGGCTGTCTTTGTTTACAGGACAAGGATTTTGTAATGGAATCTCGTGAAAAAAGCAGCAAATTACGGAGTCAGATAGTGAAGGACTTAAAATTAATTGATTGTAAAGTATCAAACAGTGCAGCGAATTTTTTGCTGTTCCAATTGCCGGAACAAAATAATTCTGATAAATTTTTTACATATTTATTAGAGCGAGGCATCGTTTTACGCCATACAAAAAACTATGTCGGCCTGGACGGCGCATGGTTTCGAATCGCTGTCAAAAGTGAAGAAATCTGGACAAAATGCAAGGATGAAATAACGAATTATGTCAAAAATCATTAA
- a CDS encoding histidine phosphatase family protein: MSKIINYYRHGETVWNKVGRLQGWLDSDLTTKGVEQAMSVNWNPEIVFSSDLKRAVQTARLMFPDHTIHKNENLREINLGHWQGSYIKNLQQDEQYCCYMNSPELFINTTQESFKEVTNRMLRFHQYLLKLPYERIAVVSHGVAIACLISALHKQPYNQLWGNLLNGAACFSIEGNSEQLHSNIK, encoded by the coding sequence ATGTCAAAAATCATTAACTACTACCGTCATGGTGAAACAGTGTGGAATAAAGTAGGGCGGCTGCAAGGATGGCTTGATTCGGATTTAACGACAAAAGGAGTTGAACAGGCAATGTCCGTTAACTGGAATCCTGAGATCGTATTCTCCAGTGACTTGAAGCGTGCAGTGCAAACAGCCCGTCTCATGTTTCCGGACCACACCATTCATAAAAATGAAAATTTGCGTGAAATCAACTTGGGACATTGGCAAGGCAGCTATATTAAGAACCTTCAACAGGATGAACAGTATTGTTGCTATATGAATTCACCTGAACTGTTTATCAATACGACTCAAGAATCCTTTAAAGAAGTAACCAACCGGATGCTCAGGTTTCACCAGTATTTGTTAAAGTTACCGTATGAGAGAATCGCTGTCGTTTCGCACGGTGTTGCAATTGCCTGTTTGATTTCCGCACTTCATAAACAGCCTTACAACCAGCTATGGGGTAATTTGTTGAATGGTGCTGCTTGTTTTTCGATAGAAGGGAATAGCGAACAATTACATAGCAATATTAAATAA
- the nrdF gene encoding class 1b ribonucleoside-diphosphate reductase subunit beta, with translation MAVSKDVKQWKEFEHQDTYKKVFGGLTLLDTVQTNIGMNEIAKYTPDFQEKAVLTVFGSFEAIHAKSYSYIFTTLCTNTEIDEVFEWVQKNEFLQYKANRIGEVYTAIKEDDPESLWKAMFASVMLESFLFYSGFFYPLYLGGQGVLRNSAEVISLILRDEAIHGVAVGFFAQNIFKTFSAEKQQELTLWGYEYLLDLYQNEMKYTDDLYAETGLSPEVKKYVRYNANKALMNLGLDTMFPDEEVNPIVMNGISNTGSTYDFFSQKGATYAVAKVAPITDDTFKF, from the coding sequence ATCGCAGTCAGTAAAGACGTCAAACAATGGAAGGAATTCGAGCATCAGGATACATACAAAAAAGTGTTCGGCGGCCTGACATTGCTTGATACGGTACAAACGAACATCGGCATGAATGAAATTGCCAAGTATACACCTGATTTTCAGGAAAAAGCGGTGTTGACCGTATTCGGATCGTTTGAAGCAATCCATGCAAAGTCTTATTCGTATATTTTTACAACATTATGCACAAACACGGAAATTGACGAAGTTTTTGAATGGGTGCAAAAAAATGAGTTTCTTCAATATAAGGCTAACCGCATCGGCGAAGTATACACCGCGATAAAAGAAGATGACCCGGAAAGTTTATGGAAAGCAATGTTCGCTTCAGTTATGCTGGAAAGCTTCTTATTCTATTCCGGCTTCTTCTACCCTCTTTATTTGGGAGGACAGGGTGTATTGCGAAACAGTGCGGAAGTGATTAGCTTAATCTTGCGTGACGAAGCAATTCATGGAGTAGCGGTCGGCTTTTTCGCCCAGAACATTTTCAAAACGTTCTCAGCAGAAAAACAGCAGGAGCTTACTTTGTGGGGCTATGAATATTTACTCGATTTATATCAAAATGAAATGAAGTATACCGATGATTTATATGCAGAAACCGGACTTTCTCCGGAAGTGAAAAAATATGTGCGCTACAATGCAAATAAAGCGCTTATGAACTTGGGGCTCGATACGATGTTTCCTGACGAGGAAGTCAACCCGATTGTCATGAACGGAATTTCCAATACTGGGTCAACCTACGATTTCTTCAGTCAAAAAGGAGCGACTTATGCAGTGGCTAAAGTAGCCCCTATAACTGATGATACGTTTAAATTCTAA
- the ltrA gene encoding group II intron reverse transcriptase/maturase, translated as MLRNNEYYNIQDALDLLYEQSKDGRYFKNLYDLIISEQNIMLAYRNIKNNKGSNTAGTDGLVLSDIDKMDENLFIRDIQKRFENYQPKSVRRVEIPKNGGGLRPLGIPCMHDRIIQQCIKQILEPICEAKFHKHSYGFRPNRGTEHAIARAQALINNAYMNYVVDIDIKGFFDNVNHSKLMKQLWSIGIQDKKVLSIIKKILNSEVEGQGKTTKGTPQGGIISPLLSNVVLNELDWWLSSQWETFKAKFPYTKIGNQQQALKKTNLKEFFFVRYADDFKVFCRDYETAQKVFIAVKEWLKIRLKLDISPEKSKVTNLRKNYTVFLGIKMKAIKKKSKYVCYSRMSDKAKANVYKNLVHQVKVIQKIPTGKEVQKLNSMILGIHNYYRVASHITKDMREIDFWLRKVMYNRLKHNLTNEDCRSKFYLQRYGQYNHKLITVGKVTIFPVYGCTNKIPLRFNPDICNYTKKGRELIHKKLSETGLIEYLIKVKINSMSVELYDNCISLMAAQKGKCFVTNEPLQINNMELHHKIMKSTGGDDSYKNLVWVSKDIHKLIHSTKEETISNYMNKIKLDKNQLDKLNKLRVLVGNNKI; from the coding sequence TTGTTAAGAAACAACGAATATTACAATATACAAGATGCTTTAGACTTACTATACGAACAATCTAAAGATGGAAGATATTTTAAAAACTTATATGATTTAATTATAAGTGAACAGAATATCATGTTAGCTTACAGAAACATCAAAAACAACAAAGGCTCAAATACAGCAGGAACTGATGGTTTAGTTTTATCGGATATTGATAAAATGGATGAAAATTTATTCATTAGAGATATTCAGAAACGCTTTGAAAACTATCAGCCTAAAAGTGTAAGACGTGTTGAAATTCCTAAGAACGGTGGAGGTTTAAGACCACTAGGTATTCCTTGTATGCACGATAGAATCATACAACAATGCATTAAACAAATTCTTGAACCGATATGTGAAGCAAAGTTTCACAAACATAGTTATGGTTTTAGACCCAATAGAGGTACTGAACATGCTATAGCTCGGGCACAAGCTTTAATAAATAATGCATATATGAACTACGTGGTTGACATAGATATTAAAGGATTCTTTGATAATGTTAATCATAGTAAACTCATGAAACAATTATGGTCTATAGGCATACAAGACAAAAAAGTGCTTAGTATTATTAAAAAGATACTAAATTCAGAAGTAGAAGGACAAGGTAAAACGACTAAAGGAACACCTCAAGGTGGAATCATTAGTCCTCTATTATCAAATGTTGTTCTGAATGAATTAGATTGGTGGTTAAGTAGCCAATGGGAAACTTTCAAAGCAAAGTTTCCATATACTAAAATCGGCAATCAACAACAAGCACTTAAAAAGACCAATCTCAAAGAATTCTTTTTCGTAAGATATGCAGATGATTTTAAAGTATTTTGCAGAGATTACGAAACAGCACAAAAAGTATTTATAGCTGTTAAAGAGTGGTTAAAAATAAGACTCAAACTAGATATTAGTCCTGAGAAATCTAAAGTAACTAATCTTAGAAAGAATTACACTGTGTTTTTAGGAATTAAAATGAAAGCTATTAAAAAGAAATCGAAGTATGTTTGTTATAGTAGAATGTCTGATAAAGCAAAAGCGAATGTATATAAAAATTTAGTGCATCAAGTAAAAGTTATACAAAAAATTCCTACGGGTAAAGAAGTTCAAAAATTAAATTCTATGATACTTGGGATTCACAATTATTATAGAGTGGCTTCTCATATCACTAAGGATATGAGAGAAATTGACTTCTGGCTTAGAAAGGTCATGTATAATAGATTAAAACACAATTTAACTAACGAAGATTGTAGAAGTAAATTTTATCTTCAAAGATATGGTCAATATAATCACAAACTAATAACAGTTGGAAAAGTAACTATTTTCCCTGTCTATGGTTGCACCAATAAAATACCTTTAAGGTTTAACCCAGATATTTGTAATTATACCAAAAAAGGAAGGGAACTTATTCATAAGAAACTTTCTGAAACAGGTTTAATAGAATATCTGATTAAGGTAAAAATTAATTCTATGAGTGTGGAACTATATGATAACTGCATATCATTAATGGCAGCCCAAAAGGGTAAATGTTTTGTCACTAATGAACCATTGCAAATAAACAATATGGAACTACATCATAAAATTATGAAAAGTACTGGTGGAGATGACTCATATAAAAATCTTGTTTGGGTAAGTAAGGATATTCACAAACTTATACACTCAACAAAAGAAGAAACAATTTCAAACTACATGAACAAAATTAAGTTAGATAAAAATCAACTTGATAAATTAAATAAATTAAGAGTTTTAGTCGGAAATAACAAAATATAA